Genomic segment of Oncorhynchus tshawytscha isolate Ot180627B linkage group LG13, Otsh_v2.0, whole genome shotgun sequence:
TATGGTGCAATGgaactctctctccaccaggaggCTAAAGCACTGGTACACTTTTGTGTACAAAGCATTTGTATCGCTGTTCTTTACTGACCAGATCAGTCACTCAATATAGTCTTCATTCACAATCGCTGCTGTCCTTGTCTGTTCCTAAGGCTAGAACTGAAATGGGGAAAACATATTTTTCCCATAATGCCGTCATCTTGGAACATGCTTCAGAAGATTTTAAAGTTAAGGGAGTTTAGTGCCCTTGTCTGTTTTTAAGACTCTGATCGACAACACTGTTTGTGAAGACTGCAGTTGTTTCTAATCTTCAATTGTATCTTTAACTTGTGACACTTTGTCTTTTGTGTGTATTCCgtatttttctgtgttttatggACACGCTGCTATTTCCCTGTTTTGCCTTCTTGCAAGGTCGCCCTCACAAATAGGTTTTTAGACTCAATGGGTTTGACCTgtttaagtaaaggttaaataaataaaaaactattaCTTGTTTTGCCTACGtgtactgacaccggccatattcagtAGGTGTTGCGTTCGTAAATGCATCAGTtgttctgtgctctggcacactcaaaAGAGACTGCTCTGAAATCAAAGTAACTTAGATAGCTAGAGTGAATTTGCAAAcgcaagagatatgctaactgtaTAACAGTCAATCAAGTTCTTGTTAGCTAAACAAATGACAcgtgcatctctagctgtgtgtaGCCACCGAAAATGATATGATgggaaaaagtcagtcactcacccactcctccaatgacatgacatgacatcctcctagcagctagctagctggctatctaGTTATAGAAATAATTAAGTGTCTTATTATTCTCCATAGTTGGCACTCTTGCCTATTCTTTGAAGGTGGAAGGCGCCACAGTTATACACCTGAGCCtgcttactgcacaacacaatccatcaatcagattgatacatgagtgtgtaggtgtgggttATAGGGTGTCTAATTGTTCTACATTTTTTCAATATGGGTGATTTAAAAtagcctgttttgtttttgtacaaaCATCACACCCTTACCTAAACAGCACCCTCACCTGAGAAGTAGGAATCAAAGGGAAACTGGGAATGgaataactgcagttgacatagctaagtaaatggaagaatactcttattgcaatgtgaatggctcttaaaagagcctttggttgtgcatagtgtagtctatggtgttgccagggaacagcaccctcttccaAAGAAGTAGGAGGTGAAGATCTCCCGCACACAGATTGCCTCTCTTGCTGCATTGTTGGACCCCATCTTTAAAACATCCTGCAGAGTAGCAGACTTTTCCTCTGGCACACGGCGGGGTgctgcagatcccctcctggTCCTTGTGTCTATCCTCATGAAGTTATGCAGGACACAGGTAGCCTTCACACACCTGAATTGCTCCTTCACACACCTGAATTCCTCCAGCAGGCAGTCCCAGATGGCCCTAGTCACCCAACCTTGCTGTGCCCTACACATTAACTGTAGGCAATCGTTTTGAAGGAATCTCCAGTTACaaggtatctgtaggaatatggacttttacatcaccaggtcattgtggattactaaagtataataaataaagtataatatccctgataacaaatcatgataacattggatTGAAAGATGCATGGGCACACATATATGCATGTGTAGCATATAACAATAacaggatcatatcaaggatagcatcacaaaCGAATACATGAATACCAtttgaagcttgatgatgagttgagcATTTGAATCAGCAGTGCAGttctaaggcaaaaacaaaaatgtgcaccgctttgagtccccaggactgagaaccactgctcttcattTGGGACCTCGTCATATGTAGACAGGCTTTCATAGCTCTctttatctgaggacagaaaacctcACAAGAAACAAACTTCATTGTAGTCAAATTACACCAcactgaatattatgttgctATTATATCCATCCTCACTTCTAGGGACAGGAACTACACAAAAGTACATGTCCTATTCAGAATAGCCTAACGTTACTTTCACTGAGAGTTGGGGCTGCTATCCTTTCACCGtcctccatggctgttagctagctacctacgaATGCATTTAGAGTTTTTTTTTACAGCgataaatacatcaagatagctagctaatatgaCGTTAGGTAGATGGTGATATTTCATtcacttagctagctatctatacagtatgtgaagATGGCTAGGTAGCTAACCGACTGGCtagctcatttgagttagcctgcactgtaGCAAATGAGCTAATAATACAGTTATTTTCgaaatgtatttacttacttacttacttgaataggttctcccagcCATGTGGACGATTGGAAACAGGGCAGCAGAGTTTGTTTGTCACCGGAGCGTTTTAGAGGATATTACTATTGAACTATCTACCCCTTTAGTAGCAGCCATATGTCAAAgcttaaaacaggtttttagaaatgttttcaaatgtattagaTAAAAACAATAATCCCACTCGGGACATTGCACTGGCGGCTATTGTGCTACAGTAGTTTGCTAAATATAGGTGATGGAATGAGCCGTAATTTGACGTTTGTACATGGTATTTGACGTCTGTACATGGCTACAGCCAGCACAACACTGCCGCTGGGGGGTTTCCCCAACTGGTGATGTAAGGGGATTTCCACCCAGACGTCGTATGCTTCTTAAAAACGAAAGGCCATTTGAAGCATATCGGAGAGCGATTTTTTTGATCGCTGTAGCCTACCGTTGCCACGCAATGATCGGTCTGGGGAAATAGGACAGAATTGTGTTTGTGTCTGGGTTTTTTAAACTACTCGAACAAGCTTTCCACCTCCAGGACAAACATCGTAACGTGCCATGAGAAACATGAGTGTTCAAAATGGCACTTCAAGTAAGTGACTTTTCTTTTACGTAAACTAAATCGGAGTTATGCATCTACGGTGTCTGATGTGTGTTGTCCCACGGCATTCACATTGGCATGGACAGTAGTATAATTTTCATACGTATTTTATACAGATATACAGAATAGTGTAAAGGAAACGCATTGTCATGGGTCTGTGTCAAAAAGGGGACTGATTGCAGGGGCCCAGACAAGTGAACCTACAGTTTAAACGGTACACTGCCATGCTATTCAATTGGCAGTTTGTGTTGTCATTCTGTCTTCCCAAGCGTGACTGACAGTTGAGTAGAGGGGCCAACACCCACTTCTGAGATATCACACTAGTATTGGGCACTAGTCTTAGGCTACCTGTTAAACATATACTATTACATTGTAATACATATACTTACCTGTTATACTATTAGTCATTGTCATACATGTAGTTAGTCTGGCCTGTTACACCTATAGTATAACATTGTCACAAAGTAATTATTCATGAGTTAACTCACTTTTCTTCTCCTGCTTTGTACACCAGCAATCGACTTGGGTGAGTAGGCTATTTATTATTAATGTACAGTTTGaaatactttaaaaatatatatatatctagtaGGCCTATAGTCTACATACATAGGGCCTCTTTGGCCTATGCATCATGCTCGTGGTTTAATGTAGCTGGTactgcacacatacagacatagaTCACACTCAGATGGCCTACACACCAGCTCCCTTTGCAGGCTTCTCATCCCACTCCCTCTACTTTTTAGACATCATTCAGGAGGTGATCTCTGCAGACCGGGAGTTTCCCTGTCATGTCCAGTCTGGTTTCTgcctccctggacctcctcatcCCCCCGTAGACTCTGACCTCCAGGCCCAGAACCACAGGGTCATGCCCAGGCAGACACCCTCCTCTACGCCCCCAGTACTGGTGCCAAGGGGCACGACCTCCAGGGTGAGTACCAAGCCTTTCGGGATCTAATGCAAAAATATATTCAGCCACTCTTGAAGGAAAATATGTACAATAAATTGTCGTTTTTGTTAGGCCATTGATTCATAGAGTTCAATAGGTAAAACCGAGAGGTCGACTTGTAGTGGTTAGTTAgtgatttgatttgtttctgCAGCCTCTCAGGTACTCTTTATGGTCGCATCAGTTCACACTGTTAATGTTTGGTATCTCAGTTTGTTGTAATAGCTGGGAGATAAAGTCAAGAAAACAGCTAATGGGTTGATCTGAAGTATAGTCTTATCAGGGATGTGTGCTATCGCTTTTTccaaggcagacagacacacctcGGGGCTAAGTGAAACTCAACTACTGACAGTTTCCATGGATAAGGAATGTGCACAACGGCACATAGCGTGGTGCCTCGATTCACTGGTGCTTGAAGTCTAAGGCGTCCTTGAGCACCTTGTTGTTATGTCTTGGGTTGCTGTTCTCAAATAGTCTGGAACTCACAGTGAGACaattgtggtctgtgtgtgtctgtgtgtcaaagTGGTGCCTTGGAATAGACTGTTAGCTGAGTTGACACACCCCCGTCTGCATGTTGTTTCCTCTCGTGGGGGAGGTggcagaaaaggagagaaagagtgtcATCTGATTCCAACTTTCGTTTTTGAGTTCCCTTCCTTCCGGGGGCCAACCTTTTCAGGGTGGAAGTTCACATTCTGAGGCTTTTCTGCTTTTCTAATTGGTCGATCTGCTGTAGATTATGTCAACTTCCTGTTTCCTGAGCATGCTGCTCCTGGCTCGATTGGCTCGATCCAAGCTGCTTTTGTGTAGAGGCTTTAAGGCATGCCCATAATatcactcttacacacacacacacacacaaaccgccTGTAGACGCTACTTTGAAGTGGAGCACATtgatctcacacacacctctttttGTTCATACAGCCTTATCCACTTCTGGTGGTTTGTTTAGACAGATTTGAGTTGTAGGACGGCTTGTAATAACAAAGAGTTTAAGGCGATCCCTTAAGTCGGTCAGCTTGTTTTTCTTTGTTCCGGTTTGTTTTTGGCCAATCGCTTTTCCTGTTGCTGGTCTCTAGGGATTCTTCAAACGGGCTGTTAATTAGAAGGTATGTGGTTGAACTTGGAGAGTTAAGggcaaagtgtgtgtgagagagattgctTCTGTCTGTAATGAACACAGGCCATTTTTTTACTGATATAAGTATACCACTTTGACGTATAAGAGAAACCAGGAGAAATGGGCAGaccgagagagagcaagagagagggaggcatgaaGGATGAAAAACTTCCGTCGCCTGAGAGGACGGAAGTATAGAGGGGTTTACCAAAAACGGAAGAGATGCTCTCTAGTTTAACGGTTGAGAGGGGGGCATGGCAACAGAATGTGTCAAATGAGGACATAGAAAGTGGTGTACCGAGAGGGAGTATGTAGATAAACGATAACAATGCAGGTTATCTTTGAAAACGCCCTCAACCGTTTTATTCTCAGTACCGTCATGATGATGTTTTGGATACAAAGTTAACTGTTTGTTGTCGGGCTGTGTTCTTTACATGAATTTTTAAACATGACCATTGTCTTTAAATTATGTCTCTCCGCAGGCACCCTGCTTCTTCCCTCAGCCCCAGCACCCCTCTAGCACCAGAGATATGGCAGCACCTCACCCCACTCGTGGGGTCTCTCATTCGGGCTCAAACCGACGAGGACGGGGATCCTCTGGTTCAGGGACTTCCAGGGGGCCAGCGGGTCCCTCTCGACAGGCCCAGACAGACACTGATCTGCTGGAGCAGATCCTGGAGAGGCCCACCCTGGCTGTGGTGGAGCAACCCAAGGAGAGAGGCATGAGGTTCCGCTATGAGTGTGAGGGCCGCTCAGCCGGGAGCATCCTAGGGGCCTCCAGTGGGGACTCCAACAAGACCCTGCCTGCTATAGAGGTACCCAATAGATCCATGTTGTATTTGGCTGTATTTTAATTAACAACAACAATTTAGCAGTTAACACCCTTACTCTTGTGATAAGTTACATCTTCGTGACCCCTCAGTCAGAACCTTGCTATAACGTCTCATTAGAATAGAACCTAGTCCTTATATTTGTTTACTGCAAATTGTGTTCCCAATGTCATCCCTAACCTGCACTggatgtgtatgtctgtgtgggaAGTGGAAGGGTTAACGGAATGTACCATCTATCCCAGAATTCCCCCCTTGTTGGTTTGGCTGCCCTCAACACGTAGAGCCTTTCAAGTGTAAGGAtcaggggcagagggagagtgagaggaattGATTGTAACTGAAATAGAAAGTACCCCACAAATCCACATCTTTGTCTGATTTAAACACTGTTGATCCCCACCCACATACTACAATTCAGACCGCATCTCTCTAAGATGAACACTATCAGACAAGTGCGAAGTTTGACACTTGACATTTGAAAGGGAGAGGCACTGAATCCGTTTTGGTTGTTCACCTTACATTTACTCAGTTTTAATCATGCTCTCACTTGTGTCGGAGGAAGAAAGACGGTTTGATTGATGCATATCTCGCTTTGAATGATGCATAtagtatctctctcttcctcctctttctttgtccctctccccatttctttctcttcttcacactcttctccctttctcctccctctttcagcTCCAGGGTCCCATTCAGAACATAAAAAAAGTGATGGTCACTGTTTCCCTGGTGACCAAAGACTACCCGTACCGCCCACACCCCCACTGCCTTGTGGGTAAAGACTGTGCGGATGGTACCGGAATCTGTGTCGTCTGCTTTAACCCCCACAACAACCGACGTCACAggtacccctctctttctctcctctattcatCACTCTCTTTTCTTAAGTTTCTCCCTTTGTCCACCAGAGGCCCATATCCTCCTCCTTTCTCATTCCTCCTTCACCATttttggggtgctttgctagGAAAGTGCACTGGGTTAGTGTAAACATGTCTGTTTTTAATGGTTGGTAACCAACCATGTTTTGTGTGCATCTTGCAGTTTCGCTAACCTGGGCATCCAGTGTGTCAGGCGGAAGGAGCTGGATGCCTCTCTAGAGAAGAGACGGAATCAGAAGATCGACCCCTTTAAAAGTGAGTAGAGCCCTGACACGCACATTAAGCACATCGCAAGCACACGCAGAATGTATCCAATTACACACATCCAATATTATTGtacaataaagttgtattgtcatTAGCAGTAGGCTaatatcctctcctctgtcctcccagcGGGCCACTCTAAAAGCATTGAGGACATGGACATGAACGTGGTGCGGCTGTGTTTCCAGTGTGAGCTGGAGTGGGTGGATGGAAAGAGGGACTTTCTGAACCCCATAGTGTCCAACCCCGTCTATGACAAGAGTAAGATCCCCTCCCAAACATCCTCCTGACACAACCACCTACACATGACTGCCTTTACATAGTCCTCTAACGTGATGCGACACAGCACTGTAAGACCACAGCTATGTAAATGTACTTCCTGAACGATCCAGCAGGTGTTcagtgtgcgtatgtgtgcgtgtTCACAGAGGCGACCACCACATCTGAGTTGAAGATCAACCGCCTGAACATTGTTAAAG
This window contains:
- the relb gene encoding transcription factor RelB isoform X1, which encodes MRNMSVQNGTSTIDLDIIQEVISADREFPCHVQSGFCLPGPPHPPVDSDLQAQNHRVMPRQTPSSTPPVLVPRGTTSRAPCFFPQPQHPSSTRDMAAPHPTRGVSHSGSNRRGRGSSGSGTSRGPAGPSRQAQTDTDLLEQILERPTLAVVEQPKERGMRFRYECEGRSAGSILGASSGDSNKTLPAIELQGPIQNIKKVMVTVSLVTKDYPYRPHPHCLVGKDCADGTGICVVCFNPHNNRRHSFANLGIQCVRRKELDASLEKRRNQKIDPFKTGHSKSIEDMDMNVVRLCFQCELEWVDGKRDFLNPIVSNPVYDKKATTTSELKINRLNIVKGPCTGKTEIYMLCDKVQKDDIEIIFKRGSWEAKAEFAQTDVHRQIAIVFKTPSYREQDVGEEVEVKVFLRRLSDHMDSDPVTFTYQPNNTDPYEVKRKRKIKTDISFTERSCVAAQNVAAAESQPLEPFTFTPADNWLVPEELHPPTQSGASTMGEIHYSDTQEDSFLNECISPEDISVLSLLLEPLFHDPALLGFGQGVNSLFVPGGMDMNFNPNQCESGQDLGYYNDQQFNQLVNENQASLMQPFPLSLPGSAPQGQCDNEGCDLVQVKTEGDL